One region of Vigna angularis cultivar LongXiaoDou No.4 chromosome 10, ASM1680809v1, whole genome shotgun sequence genomic DNA includes:
- the LOC108336078 gene encoding protein NRT1/ PTR FAMILY 3.1 yields MEPKENHARRKKGGLITMPFIFANEVCEKLAVVGFNTNMISYLTTQLHLPLTKAANTLTNFSGTASLTPLLGAFIADSFAGKFWTVAAASIIYQIGMISLTLSAVLPQFRPPPCKAEEVCQQASAGQLAVLYVSLLLGALGSGGIRPCIVAFGADQFDESDPKQTTRTWTYFNWYYFVMGAAILVAVTVLVYIQDNIGWGVGLGIPTVAMFISIIAFIVGYPLYRNLNPAGSPFTRLVQVAVAAIRKRKVPNVSEASLLYQNAELDASISLGGKLLHSGQMKFLDKAAIVTEEDDSKTPNLWRLSTVHRVEELKSIIRMGPIWASGILLITAYAQQNTFSLQQAKTMNRHLTKSFQIPAGSMSVFTILTMLITTAFYDRVFIKVARRFTGLDRGISFLHRMGIGFVISTLATLVAGFVETKRKKAALAHGLYDHPHTTIPISVFWLVPQYSLHGMAEAFMSIGHLEFFYDQAPESMRSTAMALFWTAISAGNYVSTLLVTLVHKFSAGPNGSNWLPDNLNKGKLEYFYWIITLLQFFNLIYYLVCAKLYTYKPIQVHDKGDTSSDRNQIELTTPV; encoded by the exons ATGGAGCCGAAGGAAAACCATGCTAGACGGAAAAAGGGAGGGCTTATCACAATGCCCTTCATCTTTG CTAATGAGGTTTGTGAGAAGCTGGCCGTAGTTGGATTCAATACAAACATGATTAGCTACTTGACCACACAGCTTCATTTGCCATTAACCAAAGCTGCTAACACTCTCACTAACTTTAGTGGAACTGCAAGCTTGACACCTTTGCTTGGTGCTTTCATTGCGGATTCTTTTGCCGGAAAGTTCTGGACTGTTGCTGCTGCTTCCATCATATATCAGATA GGAATGATTAGTTTGACCCTCTCAGCGGTGCTTCCACAGTTTAGGCCACCTCCTTGCAAAGCTGAAGAGGTATGCCAACAAGCAAGTGCAGGACAGCTGGCAGTTCTATATGTCTCACTCCTTCTTGGGGCTCTCGGATCGGGTGGTATCCGACCCTGCATTGTGGCATTCGGGGCGGACCAGTTCGACGAGTCGGATCCCAAGCAGACAACAAGGACGTGGACTTACTTCAACTGGTACTATTTTGTGATGGGTGCAGCGATTCTTGTCGCTGTGACTGTTTTGGTTTACATTCAAGATAACATTGGATGGGGAGTGGGCCTCGGGATCCCCACCGTCGCAATGTTCATCTCAATTATTGCCTTCATTGTCGGGTACCCGCTTTACCGAAACCTGAACCCGGCTGGGAGCCCGTTTACCCGATTGGTACAAGTGGCTGTGGCGGCAATTCGGAAGAGAAAGGTGCCAAATGTGTCAGAAGCTAGTTTACTCTACCAAAACGCTGAACTGGATGCCTCTATTTCGTTGGGAGGGAAGCTTCTCCATAGTGGACAAATGAA ATTTTTGGACAAGGCAGCAATTGTGACAGAAGAAGATGACAGCAAAACACCCAACTTATGGAGGCTAAGCACAGTGCACAGAGTGGAAGAATTGAAATCCATAATCAGAATGGGACCGATATGGGCCTCAGGCATTCTTCTCATCACAGCATATGCCCAACAAAACACATTCTCTCTCCAGCAAGCTAAAACCATGAACAGACACCTAACCAAAAGCTTTCAAATTCCAGCAGGCTCCATGTCTGTGTTCACAATTCTCACCATGCTTATCACCACTGCTTTCTATGACCGAGTCTTCATCAAAGTTGCCCGTAGATTCACTGGGTTGGACCGTGGCATAAGCTTCCTTCACAGAATGGGTATTGGGTTTGTGATCTCAACCTTGGCTACATTGGTGGCTGGTTTTGTtgaaacaaagagaaagaaggCAGCTTTGGCACATGGTCTTTATGACCATCCACATACCACAATCCCAATCTCTGTGTTTTGGCTTGTGCCACAGTACAGTCTTCATGGAATGGCTGAGGCCTTTATGTCAATTGGGCACTTGGAGTTTTTCTATGACCAGGCCCCTGAGAGCATGAGGAGCACTGCAATGGCACTATTTTGGACTGCAATTTCTGCTGGCAACTATGTGAGTACCCTTTTGGTTACTTTGGTCCACAAATTCAGTGCTGGACCTAATGGGTCAAATTGGCTCCCTGATAACCTCAACAAGGGAAAATTAGAGTACTTTTACTGGATCATCACATTACTGCAGTTTTTCAATCTTATTTACTACTTGGTTTGTGCCAAATTGTACACTTACAAACCAATTCAGGTTCATGACAAAGGGGATACCAGTTCAGATCGGAATCAAATTGAGCTCACCACCCCTGTCTGA